Sequence from the Amycolatopsis sp. NBC_00345 genome:
TGGGCACGGCGATCCTGGCCGACGCCGGCTCGCGCGGGCTCGGACTGTCCACCTTCGTCTCGGCGGGCAACCGCGCCGACGTCTCGGGCAACGACCTGCTGCAGTACTGGGAGACCGACCCGGACACGGACCTCGTGCTGCTGTACCTCGAGTCGTTCGGCAACCCGCGCAAGTTCGCGCGGCTGGCGCGGCGGCTGGGGCGCAGCAAGCCCATCGTCGCGGTGAAGTCGGGGCGGCACGCGGTGCGGCCGCAGCTGGCGGCGACGTCGGCGGAGGTCGACGAGGCGAGTGTGCAGGCGCTGTTCGAACAGGCGGGTGTGGTGCGCGTCGAGTCGCTCGCGCAGCTCTTCGACACGGCGCTGGTGTTCGCGCACCAGCCGCTGCCGGCTGGGCCGCGGATCGGGATCGTCGGCAACTCCAGCGCCATCGGGTTGCTGGCCGCGGACACCGCGCGGTCACAGGGGTTGCGGCTGGCGTTCGACCCCGTCGACATCGGGCCGCAGGCCGGGCCGGAGGAGTTCGCCGCCGCCGTGCGCGAGGCGCTGGATTCGCCGGAAACTGACGCGCTGATCGCCGTGTTCGCCCCGCCCGTCGCGATCCCGGGCACGGCGTACGCGCGGGCGTTGCGCGAAGCGGTTGTGGAGCTGAAGCAGGACAAGCCGATCGTCTCGACGTTCCTCGCCGCGGAGGGGGTGCCGGACGAGCTGGCCGTGCTGTCGGACGACGGCGTGCCGACGCGCGGCTCGATCCCGTCGTACTCCAGCCCGGAGCGCGCGGTGGACGCGCTGGCCCGCGTCGTCCGGTACGCCGCGTGGCGGCAGCGGCCGCAGGGCGCGCTGGTGCGCCCGGGCGGGACGCACGTGGAGCAGGCGCAGGAGATGGTGCGGGAACTGCTGTCGGAAGAGGAGGGCCATTCGACGCTGCTCTCCGACGACGACGTGGTGCGCCTGCTCGGCTGTTACGGCGTGGACGTGGTCCCGTTCCGCGTGGTGTCCACTGTGGACGACGCGGTGGCCGCGGCCGCCGAGCTGGGCTACCCGGTGACGCTCAAGGCCGTCGACGAACGGCTGCGCGGCCGCCCGGACCTCGCCGGCGTGCGGCTTGACCTGACTTCGGAGGACTCCGTGCGCGTCGCGTACCGGGACCTGCGCGAGGTGTCCGGCGACGACGACGTGTACGTGCAGCGGATGGCGCCGAAGGGCATCTCGTGCGTGATCGGCCTGCAGGACGACCCGTCGTTCGGCACGCTCGTGTCGTTCGGGCTGTCCGGCCTGGTCAGCACGCTGCTGGGGGACCGGGCCTACCGCGCGGTCCCGCTGACCGACGTGGACGCGGCGACGCTCATCCGCGAGCCCCGCGCGTCGCCGCTGCTCACCGGTTACCGCGGCGACGAGCCCGCGGACCTCGCCGCGCTGCAGGACATGGTGCAACGCGTGGCCGCGCTGGCCGAGGACAACCCGGAGGTCCGCTCGCTGTCGCTGGACCCGATCCTGGCCTCGCCGGACGGCGCCTTCGTCGCGAACGCCCG
This genomic interval carries:
- a CDS encoding bifunctional acetate--CoA ligase family protein/GNAT family N-acetyltransferase yields the protein MPEADTTPGEGNTPGDHPAADSHAASDSDRKGLRDPFDYPRDWEADVVLSDGGTVHLRPVVPSDADGLVALHGRLSERTRYFRYFGAYPRIPPRDLVRFSTVDHHDRVAFAALLGDDIVAVGRYERLDQGPSAEVAFLVDDQHQGRGLGSILLEHLAAAASESGLRRFVAEVLSENAAMVRVFRDAGYQVSRAIEEGVLHLEFDIDPTEESLAVARSREQAAEARSVHNLLHPRSVAVIGASTDHMKVGHVAFRNLLSADFSGTVYPVNPEHRSVRGVRAYASVLDIPDPVDLALVAVPAEAVESVLDACLAKGVKTLLIVSGGFAESGPLGLHAELRLVGEARAHGMRVVGPNALGVLNTATDVRLNATLAPVLPKRGRTGFFCQSGALGTAILADAGSRGLGLSTFVSAGNRADVSGNDLLQYWETDPDTDLVLLYLESFGNPRKFARLARRLGRSKPIVAVKSGRHAVRPQLAATSAEVDEASVQALFEQAGVVRVESLAQLFDTALVFAHQPLPAGPRIGIVGNSSAIGLLAADTARSQGLRLAFDPVDIGPQAGPEEFAAAVREALDSPETDALIAVFAPPVAIPGTAYARALREAVVELKQDKPIVSTFLAAEGVPDELAVLSDDGVPTRGSIPSYSSPERAVDALARVVRYAAWRQRPQGALVRPGGTHVEQAQEMVRELLSEEEGHSTLLSDDDVVRLLGCYGVDVVPFRVVSTVDDAVAAAAELGYPVTLKAVDERLRGRPDLAGVRLDLTSEDSVRVAYRDLREVSGDDDVYVQRMAPKGISCVIGLQDDPSFGTLVSFGLSGLVSTLLGDRAYRAVPLTDVDAATLIREPRASPLLTGYRGDEPADLAALQDMVQRVAALAEDNPEVRSLSLDPILASPDGAFVANARMVLGPPPTRPDTGPRRLRHITPTDS